Genomic window (Candidatus Nitrosocosmicus franklandus):
CGAAACTTGATCGACTTTGAGTTTTGATAAAAAGGTCATAGTGTTTTGAGGGTAAACTATAGTAAGACCATCAGGTTTTTGAAAATCTGAAGCAATTTTTGCAACCGATTTGTTGTTTGCCACGCCTATAGAACTCATTAATCCGTTACACTGTTCTCGTATGGAATTTTTGATTTTTAGTGCGTATTCTTCCACTAAGGATTTACGTTCACTAGCGGATGAATGTTGATATGGTGTACCGGGCTGAAGTTTCGATAAGAAAATGGGATTTAGAATAGATTCTTTGTTTTCATTCATAGTCTCTTTGGAAAAAGATTCATCAAGCTGACCAAAATTATGTTGTGAAGATTTTTTCTGTTGCAACGTCATTAATTTCTTTGTGCAATCTATGAAAGCTTCGTCTATACTCGTTTGCTCAAGCACGTCTGCGTATTCTTCTAATAATCGCATAACCTGTTGAGATATAGAATTATAATACTCTTTATCAACAGGTCGCAATATTAGGCCAGGACAAAGCTCTTTGGCTCTTGACAGAGACATTGCCGACCTGACTCCAAATTTTCGAGCTTCGTAGGAACAAGAAGCAACTGCACCTCTAGTTATGATTTCACCTTCCTTCTCAGGAGTCATTATTACAGCATGAGGCTTGCCTTTCAAGGAAGCATCCCTTAATTCTTCACATGCAGGGAAAAAGGCATTCATGTCTATATGCATCACAACTCTGCCTGACCATATCAAGGAGTCATTTTGGTCTTGTTGCATGGGTTCGAGATTAATGTCAGAATTCTGCTTTAATGACACTAGTTTTTGGAGCAATTTGGCAATGGGTGGATTTTTAGTAATCATGATAGAATAGTCCAAGGAATCTATAGGACAGTTTGGGCGTTGTTTGTTTTCCATCGCTTTTTGTATTATCAAATCCAGATATCTAATGGCTGTTTGCTTATTGATGTAAGAACCACCAAAATCAAGTAAAATGAAATTAGAAGTAACTGCAGGATAATAGTATTGATGTGTTGAATTGGACCAAACAAATGATGATTTGTATTTTTTTAGAATATTGTATGTTAATTCTTGATACCAATTACTACGTTTATGAAAATCAACTGCAACGGAATATCCATGATAGGCACACTTTGTCAAAGTTTCTTCAAGCCATTTACGGCCATTATTTTGGAGAGATACGTAAGACGGAGGAGACAAAATAACTACAAGAATTTTTTCTTCAATTGGATGCAAATCTTCCAAAAAACGTCCAAGTAGGTCACGATGATTATGATTGGTATTAATATTAGGTGGAGAAACAAATGGAGAGGAAGAGGGAGAGGAATAAGGTATAGCAGTTTTGTCTATAATTTTCTGAGGTATCCGTATAGAAAAACGAAAATTGTCTGGAGTATCATCTAACCATTTTTTTAACAGATATGAATTTGGCGTATAAGCACTATTTTCAAGATCTATATGAACAAAATTAAAAACATTTGAGTAGTATGAAAGATAGTTCGCAGGATCCAATCCATCTGGATAAAAGTTCTTTGCCCATGTTTGACTTTTCCAGCCGTCGCATCCTATATAGAACTTCATTAGATTTTCCTATCCTTTTTAATCAAATTAAATCGAATTCTTTAATCAAAGTTTCTATCTCAAAATTTTTGATTCAAAAAAAAATTGAATAATCAACAAGAAGCAAAACCGAATCCATTTTAAATATGATAATAGGTAGCAATAGCCACCCAAGGATCTTAATTCTCAAGAATAAATTAGATAATAAAAAGATCGTCGGCAGATAATAGAGTTTGATTCAATTATAAAAAATAGTAGAATTATCTAATACTAATTTGATATATAATTAAGTTATATAGTATTCTTTAAAAATTTTAATAACATATATTCTTGTTAAAAAAAATACGAGTCAAATATTGCAGACTAAATTATCTCAATTAAAATATTCTTTAGTTTTTATGACTTTGTTAGCTAGTTTAACTTCAGTGTCTGTCTTGTCTAGCCATGAGTATATTGTACTTGCTACCAAAAATAACAATGATCATTTGGATCAAATACAATCGGGATCACAAAACTCAAAGTGCGAAGCAGGAGAAGATAACAACAATTCATGCAATAATATCAGCATAAGTAGACAAGGAGGTGCGAGTAATGATAATGATGACAGTGGTAGTGGTAGTGGTAACATAGTACAAGTATCCAAACAAAACTCAAAGTGCGAAGCAGGAGAAGATAACAACAATTCATGCAATAATATCAGCATAAGTAGACAAGGAGGTGCGAGTAATGATAATGATGACAGTGGTAGTGGTAGTGGTAACATAGTACAAGTATCCAAACAAAACTCAAAGTGCGAAGCAGGAGAAGATAACAACAATTCATGCAATAATATCAGCATAAGTAGACAAGGAGGTGCGAGTAATGATAATGATGACAGTGGTAGTGGTAGTGGTAACATAGTACAAGTATCCAAACAAAACTCAAAGTGCGAAGCAGGAGAAGATAACAACAATTCATGCAATAATTTTAATATTCAGGAAATGATCGAAGACAAATTGAGGATGATAAGCGGCAGCAGACCATAATGTCCAAAAATACTTGAGCATGAGAAGAGTCAATTGCTCATAATTCCGAATATTACTCAGCTTTAGATCTTTGATGACGACTAGTTGTATCGTTAGCCAGTTTATGGCGAATTTTTAGGGAATATGATTCGAGTATAAGTAGATACTGTTTAATGTATATTATTGTCCACTTTATCATTCTTGGTAGCGATCTTACTTTGAGATATTCTAAAATAGAAAAAGTAAATAAACAGTAATTGAATATCGCATTTTTATTATATTTTTTGTTTAGACTATAATCAAAGCCATTCAAATCTCAATCGGAATAAATTATAACTATTGAGGTAACAGATATGCAAATCAGTGATTGCAATGGCTGCAGTTAAATAAATTTAGTTTTCTTTGTTTTAGAGGGGCATTAACAACAACAAGTATGGATTTGTCAAATTATATGAGGATCAATTGGCTATATGGATTCAGCAATTAATCCCAAATTGAGAAATACCTTAGTTTAATACATGTTTAACACATTCTATAGCGTGTAGAAGAAAACGAAATCAGATAAAATATTGATAGTAAATCAGATTCGTACTATCTACCGCTAGAATTATTCACTTGACTGTCGTTAATTAATTCAGTCGAAATTGTAACCTTTCCATCGATTTTCCACTTTGCACCTGCCTGATGTTTACCATCTGAACCCCCAGCTCTCTGGATCTCGATTTCCACATCGTCAAAAGTATAGGTTACTTGAAGATCCTTTCCCGTTAA
Coding sequences:
- a CDS encoding DUF72 domain-containing protein, with amino-acid sequence MKFYIGCDGWKSQTWAKNFYPDGLDPANYLSYYSNVFNFVHIDLENSAYTPNSYLLKKWLDDTPDNFRFSIRIPQKIIDKTAIPYSSPSSSPFVSPPNINTNHNHRDLLGRFLEDLHPIEEKILVVILSPPSYVSLQNNGRKWLEETLTKCAYHGYSVAVDFHKRSNWYQELTYNILKKYKSSFVWSNSTHQYYYPAVTSNFILLDFGGSYINKQTAIRYLDLIIQKAMENKQRPNCPIDSLDYSIMITKNPPIAKLLQKLVSLKQNSDINLEPMQQDQNDSLIWSGRVVMHIDMNAFFPACEELRDASLKGKPHAVIMTPEKEGEIITRGAVASCSYEARKFGVRSAMSLSRAKELCPGLILRPVDKEYYNSISQQVMRLLEEYADVLEQTSIDEAFIDCTKKLMTLQQKKSSQHNFGQLDESFSKETMNENKESILNPIFLSKLQPGTPYQHSSASERKSLVEEYALKIKNSIREQCNGLMSSIGVANNKSVAKIASDFQKPDGLTIVYPQNTMTFLSKLKVDQVSGIGIKTAKTLKDMGINTIGDLSQTDVQILLEKFGKKHGLWMWQIANGKENDPVIPRGDNISLSTEETLLEPINDRDEILKILLTSLADDIHKRLERKGYEFKTVGIKLVRTNFSIETREFTFPSYQRTRNSICSVMELLLDRFNFEDMKVKTNNDNSIKRKIYPSYIRKLGIKVSNLSRIDVNKKRSQKSILDFI